In the Brachionichthys hirsutus isolate HB-005 chromosome 13, CSIRO-AGI_Bhir_v1, whole genome shotgun sequence genome, GAGGTGTgtcgttgtttttgttttgcttgaaaatgacaaaaaatattatttgaaaATCAAATTTTATAAACGATTTTCTGTCATTCAACTAATTATTGCAGCtctaattattttatatatatatatattacaaaaaCACCTCTATGATTGGAAGAACAGTCTTTATGCGCAGCGAGCTCTGGACACTTTAGTGGCTTATCAGTCAGATTACACATAAATAATTAGCATCAGATTTACATAAATGTTTATGATTCAACCATCGCCTGGgatctgtttctttgtttgcaGCATAGTTTATTGCCGATAAAGCTTTCAGGTGTCGTCACTCGGACCAAACCAACGTGCCtgcccgggggggtgggggggggtcgcctTGCATCATCCTGCCGATGGGCTCTGTCCTGCTAACTGTGCTAGCGTCACTaaaacaaagctgctgcaagaaAACATTTAATAGTTCAGACTTCAGATGAATAAAGAGCGAGTTTAAGCAGATATGGGTGGAGTCGACTCGCATTCTAATTTGGAGACATTTGAATCTTTTTAACAGCagatgacgcccccccccccccccccccccttcatgttTGTTGCCACTTTGAAGCTTCGTGTCGGACATTACCAGCATTTGATTTTACTTGAAGAGAGTCAGTCGTGGGTCTGTAACAATGTTCGCTGGTGCTCGGCCTGTTTGAAGCGTCTGTTTCGAGCCCGTTTCTGCTCGTGTAATCGATCTCTGGGTCCGACAGCGCTGGACTCCAGATGCCTTGTTCCTCAGCAGTAGGAGTTTATTAGTGTAAAAtgagatatatttatatgtcAAGATATTCATGTaaggcatacacacacacacgtgttttcTAACGGAGGCCTAGTCGAAGCAGGAGCGCGTTGGCTGTGAGAAAATGCGGTGTTTAATAATCGTAGTGGTCTgagatcattttttttttcaaatctgaTAATGCAATAGATTTCCTCGCGTCGAAAAGCAGAACGGCTGCGTTTGCTGCGTCGACCTGCTCGCGGAGACCGAGCAGGCGTGTGAGCCGACGGAGCGCCGGCCCTCCTCCGGGGAGACCCGCCTCCATTCATCTCAAAAAGAAGCGGGACGCGTTCCAGGCACGTGAAGAGGAGGGTCGGCGCTTCCTCGTCCAACAGACTGTGCCTTTACTGATggtgctgaaaaaaaaaaaggaagaagaagaagaaatcttaACTTTCAGAAAAGGGCACGGAGGCCCCCCAAAAAAGCTACATTGATAATAATATATTGATACATGACAGATACTGTAAGAtgtgattttgtgtgtttgtgtatttgtttgagTGTGCGCGTTGGATACCTCTGACATACGCCAAGAACACACAATATGCAGAACCGGACCGAAAGGCCTGTGGGGACCGGTTGAGTCGCCGGGCACTCGCAAGCACAACCCAAGAGCAGAGCAGAACCCCAGAGAGGATCGCTCGTGTGTCTGTCGTTACGTAgcagtatttatttaacttCACGCCTCCCCAACTGCCTGTCAGGACTTTGTTCAGCTGCGTCTTCATCCTTTCTCCGGACGGCAATAATGGAGCGGGTTCCTGTCGGCCTTTCGGCCTTCTCGCCGTGCGCGCGTCACGCCGACCGCTTTGACTTGGTGTTGTGTGAAACTTTGCGTGTGACGTTTACAGAACAGTCGTGATTCTTCAGTCGAGTCGTTCCTCCACGAGTGCCCGTTCCCCGTGTTGAGGGATTCCCCGCGATGATAACTCGCGGTTGGCTGCATatcacacaataaaataatgtttggaTTTCACAGTATATTTCCGGTTACGCGccgttttctgtttttgtttttttcttttggcctGATCATTAAAATACGGCACTTTTAGAAGTaaaactgtctttttttttttttttgtcttaacaCCGGTTTGATCCTGGTCCTAAATTGAGCCCTTTTATTTGGTTGTCATATTTAATTATTACTTTCTTTTGAATAAATACTTCATGTATGaaaggtgtttgtttttgattgtttgGGTTACGACAGCAGCAAACATGATGACGCAACATTTCCCAGGAGGTGAAGgatcatatttgttttatttaatgaaagGCTCATGTGTTTATGTGATTTATATTAGGGTCTCTAGGTTCCCTAGAAATAATCAATCCTGATTATGTTTAAGTAGGAGTCGGTGTTTAAGCCTGATTCAATGCGAGTGCGTTTCATACGTTTCTAGATCAGATATATATTCGATTTGTGGCAGTGAGCGTGAACTTGAGTCATCATGGAATTTTTGTGGCTTAAGTTTTTGGATATGAGCATAAACAAAATGCTTTCTGTATTCGCGTTAGATCGAGATGATGAATGTGATCTGTACAATGATCACGTTTGAATAATGAAGCTAATAACGTGAGCGTACGGCTGATGAGGTCAGGCCTCCGTTTTCGTTTTCCATTTATCCTGTACTTTTAACATGTATGACATTCCAATTAGCTGCAGGTAATTagcagctagcatgctaaaagaagaaatgacagccaacattttcaatgttaaacatTGTGAACATTGACCATGTTGTCATTGATAATAACACTCATTGCATGCgtattagcatgctaacgttatCGTTTAGCTCAAGGCGCCACTCTCACCAAGTGCAGAGCGACTGGTGTGGCTGTGATGTGTAAATTCACCCTTGTTTGAAAGGGTTAATTTACCTTGTCGGACAGGAtgaacttttattttctcattattatcatttaaatataaCAATACTGTAACTGTCACGTTTCATGCTAGCTTGTAGCTAACCGCGGCATGCTCGCGAGACCCCATGTAGCGTGTATATCTCCGCTAACGACGAGTTATTTAagtgaaaatgtttgtttcgaGACATTTTTCCACAATTTGgattcaaatgtatttctacGGCTTTGCTCAtggccccccccgccccctgacCAGGGGTCACAGAAGTTTGTCCAGTAAGGGTTGTACAATCAAACCAATGAACCGAAGTACATGGGTGAAAATATTAGTCCTTGgttgaggtcaaaggtcatttcaGAGGACCCTCAAATCAACGAAACAAGCAAAACACGGGACGTTTGAGTCAAACATTCACAGCTCTCATACATGTTTTGTATTTCAAATCAGGATGTTCTGCATGCTAACGTCACAATCTGCTTGACAACATGACGAGATTAGACTTTTAATAAAAGTCATAAATATACAAAGTGCCGCTGAACCAACGTGTGGCTTATAACATTATAAAAGGTGTTATCTGTGTGTACGTGTACTCAATCTACCTTGGAGCGCTGCGCTCATTATTACTGACAGGCAATAGCTAGAGGGCGGTTatcagccacttcctgtttgaggcCCCTTCGGCGCAGAGCGACACCTTTACAGCTCACCCCTGATTGAAACTGTTTTCCCTCCATATTAGCTCGACACGGTTCAGTCGCCACTTCCTGCTTATGTCGTTGAACGCCCCCCGGATTTTGAAGCTGCTTCATCCCTCATTCCGATAACTCTCTCGTCTTTGATCTCACTTTGATCTCACATTGGTTCAATATGATATTTGGAGACACCCTCACAAGTTGTCAACACACTCTTTAAAACGGTAGCGATGATGACTAGACGTGTGCAGAAGCTTCAGCTCGtcatttgtcttcctgtcccACTGACCGTCTGTTCGGACCAGGATGAATGTAACCTCGTAACCTCTGCTTAGGAGCGTAGCAGAACCTGCTTCACCATTTAGTTTGGGACATCAGCGCCGATCCAGAAGCTTTTCTGTCGGTAACATCACGACCCGACCCGGGACACGGCGACCTGCTCAGGGCGAAGGTTTGCGGATGGATTAAACGGGCGTGCTCAACCTTAGAGTCTCTGCTGAGCGCCGTCTTTCAGCTGATTTATATCTTCAGCCCTGAGGATCAACCAATAAAACGAACACCTCACTTATTTACCTCGGTAAATAAACTCAGACAGCTTATCACACTTTTggtcttgtcttttcttttctttttgtcatgtGGAGGTTGGAAAAAGGCTGAATAGGATCCAGACAGACTGCTTTGGATTTAAAcgtatttattttactcttaaTCTTCAttgtgaatcttttttttttttttagtgttgtGGTTCTTTTATGGCATCAGCAAAGTCACAGCGTTACTATGAGAGTAATCTTTATACCTcgacagaaaaataataaataataataatatataataaataaggaCAACAAGCGCTTCGGGGATTTTACTGGATTCCATTTAAGCTCTGGAACGAGTCTCACCTGGGAGACGCTTGTTTCTTGTTTCTGTCCGCCGAGTTTGACCAACACTTTTATCGGCGtggaacaacccccccccctctcaactGTTCCCTCGTTTCTTcaccttgtctgcattcttttcttttctttaagcacgaaatgaaatattaaataaacagcaaagAATGCATGCATCAATAATAGCTCCAAAACTCTCAAGGAAGGGGCTCTTCCTTATATTTGTCAGCCCTGGAGGTGTGGAAGGGGGCCCCTTCCACACCTCAGGATGTGCAGCTTTGCCCTGATGCCCCTGAAGCAGCTACTTAACATGTTTCTGACAGCTGCTGAAGAGAAGTAGAAGATTAATGGATCCAGGCAGGCGTTGAAGGTGCTGGAGAGCAGGGCCACGTTTCTCCACTCCTCACTCTCCTGGCGAACAAAGCCGACCACGTGGGAGGCGTTGTACGGCCCGAAACACACGGCGAACACCACCAGCGTGCCGAGAGCCAGGCCGATGGCGCGCAGCCGTCGCCGCCTGCCGATGTTCGGCAGGCGGGACAGGATGAGGATAAAGTTTATGTAGCAGAAGCAGCAGATCACGAAGGGGATGCAGAAGAGGACCAGGAAGAGTTCCAGGCGCACCGGCACCACGATGTTGAGCTCGTCCTCGGAGAAATCCAAGTAGCAGGTGGGCGGGGCGGTGGCGTTGCTGCTAGCGCCGCCGCTGCTGTTGACGTCGCCGCCTGCGCCTTTGCTCCACTGCGCGTAGGGGATGATGTAGACGATGCTGAGGTTCAGCGAGGTCACCACCCAGAACGTGACGCTGGCCAACACGGCGTAGCGAGGCCGGCGGCACAGCGAGTACCTGAGGGGGAAGGCCACGCCCAGGTAGCGCTCCACGCTCACCGCCGTGAGGAGCAGGGTGCTGTTGTAGATGGTGACGTAGAACACGAAGCCGGAGAAGGGGCACAAGGGGTAAGGCAGCATCCAGGCCATGCCGTCCGCCGCCTCCTTGATCTTGAAGGGCAGGAATGCGAGGAAGATGAGGTCAGAGATGgtgaggctgaggaggaggacgtctaTCGGGGCGGCCCGGCGGCGCACCTTGTGGTAGAAGGTGTAGAACGCCAAAATGTTGGCGGGGACCCCCATTAGGAAGGTGACCACGTAGCCAGAAAGCAACAGGTATAACATggccagttggggggggggggaggggaggggagggggggcgctcTCAGACACTGCAAGGAACAAAGAAGCACGTTGAATGATTCTGTGCATCGGCGTCAGACGCATAAACTGATGGATCATTCGTGGTCTCCAGAGGATGAACCTTCTGGGTTAGCGTTTTGCTTTTCAGAGCGTCTCAACATCAATATCCTCTGGGtcacggggggaggggggaggggggtctcTGCCTCTTCTGCTGCACTACTAGTCAGCACTAATAACagctgttaccatggtaacacatTAGGATGATGAACGTCACAAATCGTATTtgaatgtacagtatattaaattatatacattatatatccTTTAGCCTGATTTTCATTGTTAGCACAACCCAAAGGAAACCCCGTGTAGCATCAAGGCCTTAACTAATTAATGTTTTagaattaaaatcaaaacatcaaaaaaaaaacaattcagtggaaattaaccctttattgccaaacccTTTATTTTCCATGAAGAAATCCGGATTTAACAAAAGCTACAtaaatttatataaaaaaacataatattttTTGTCAAATTTGTCAGACCTTATTTTACAAACGTTACAGTGTTCTGACCgttacttcatggtgcggcctttaaagggttaataacTACTCGAATAAACTCTGCTAAACTTCAAACGGGTGAATTATCTCCTGAGTCAGCGGCAAAAACTCTCCTCAATCCAGCGAAGTCACGCGATGACAGAGCGCACGACACACAGGCTGCGTGAAGGCTTATGTTTATTCAAGGATCGTTTACTAAGCAATAAGCCGGCCATAATAACATCCTCTCAGATCTATCGATTAAAGCTTTCAACTATCAAAGAGAATCCATCCCTCCTGAAGTGTGACTAACTCACCGCTGGGACAGACTAACTCACCGCTGGGATTGTCTAACCCAcctctgggacagactaacTCACTGCTGGGACTGACTAACTCAcctctgggacagactaacCCACCGCTGGGACTGACTAACTCACCTCTGGGATTGTCTAACCCAcctctgggacagactaacTCACTGCTGGGACTGACTAACTCACCTCTGGGATTGTCTAACCCAcctctgggacagactaacccacctctgggacagactaactcacctctgggacagactaacccacctctgggacagactaactcaccgctgggacagactaacccacctctgggacagactaactcaccgctgggacagactaacccacctctgggacagactaactcacctctgggacagactaacccacctctgggacagactaactcacctctgggacagactaacccaccgctgggacagactaacccacctctgggacagactaactcaccgctgggacagactaactcacctctgggacagactaacccacctctgggacagactaactcaccgctgggacagactaacccacctctgggacatactaacccacctctgggacatactaacccacctctgggacagactaacccaccgctgggacagactaactcaccgctgggacagactaacccacctctgggacagactaactcaccgctgggacagactaactcacctctgggacagactaacccacctctgggacagactaactcaccgctgggacagactaacccacctctgggacatactaacccacctctgggacagactaacccacctctgggacagactaacccacctctgggacagactaactcaccgctgggacagactaactcacctctgggacagactaacccaccgctgggacagactaactcaccgctgggacagactaacccacctctgggacatactaacccacctctgggacagactaacccacctctgggacatactaacccacctctgggacagactaacccaccgctgggacagactaactcaccgctgggacagactaacccacctctgggacatactaacccacctctgggacagactaacCCACCTCTGGGGCAGACTAACTCACCGCTGGGACTGACTAACCCAcctctgggacagactaacTCACCTCTGGGACTGACTAACCCAcctctgggacagactaacTCACCGCTGGGACAGACTAACTCACCGCTGGGACAGACTAACTCACCCCTGGGACAGACTAACTCACCGCTGGGATTGGACGGCCCCCGTCTCCATCGCCGTGCTGCGGCTCTGCCTGAGGCTGCAGCGCTCTGACCGCCTGCTGTTCGGGCAGCTCAGACGGCTGCTCTTGATACGCGTCCCGCTGAATGTCTGATTCCTCGCCCTTGACAGGGGAAATTTAATAAGCCTCTGGACGCTGTCTTTGTTCCGCCCTCTGTCCAAACATCCTCTCCTGGCAACCGCTCAGAAGCTGGGTGAGATGCAGGTGGAGGCGTGATGTCATGAGCTGCTGGGTGGAAGGTCTGGACGGCGACTGAGGACGGTGAAAGAAGACGCTCCTTCCTTTGTTGTTTGAATTTGCATGAAATATCatatcgagagagagagagggagctaaACGGATGATTTGATGCAAGGAAACGTTCATTTCTTGGCCTGAATCTGAAAACAAATAGAGTCTGTCAAAAAGCACATTTCTATTTGGAACATTTGACGGACACTCATTTGTCCAGCACAATTTGCAAGGACATAATATTTGATCCAGAAACAAGTACAAGATTTGTTCCAGTACTGAATGTGGAACCAAAGGACAATTGGATAATTGTTTAAAGTGTGGGGTTAAAGATTCATTGATCCCATGAGGTGCAGAGGATTTGGTTCGAGGTGGAACTCTGGTCAGATCATTTGAGAGTTGGAAGAAGTTGAAATCatcaatttgtatttttccgaGTTTGTCAcaggacacaaaaaaaaaagcaactctcATTGTAGAACAGGAAAACTACAAAGGCATGTTTATTGATCTTCAGACAGAACACAGAGAATCATTATACTTGTACATTATACTTGTATAATGGTTCTCTGTGTTCTCTCTTGTGTCTCTGTTCTGGTGGGGAAAAACAGGCACCATGGATGAGTTCGTGTTTCAACGCTCTATTTGCTTCCATTCAGACacacttccttcctctctcactcactTATATCAACAAGTGACCGAATGAAGCGCACCCTTACCTTTGAGATGATGCAGACCTCTGCTAAAtgctacttaaaaaaaaaagacaatgttCCATATTATATCTTTAGTCGTATTTTCTTTAAATAGTTGTATTTAATGAAAACGCTCTCAGTGATGTCGTCGGGGACAGGCTGGCCTACCTGCTGTCTGAGGTTTGATGAAAGGTTCGAAACTGTTTCACCATAAAAACatgatctctctctccctctctgtctctccctctctttctctccctgtctctctctctcgttctctcgctctcgctctcgttctttctctctctctctctctctctctgtggctgTGAATTTTTTTCAGCCCGATTGCAAAAACCTCGTAAAATAGATACCAATAAAAAACAAGTTCCTGAAAGAGGGATACTTGAGGAAATGCACATGTAAAATTGTATTCTTtaattgttgtgttttattcattgtatatatatatatatatatatgattgtcattaaaaataaggtacatggacgtagtgcggggggggggggggggggcatgagagtggctggtgttggggaggactaGAATAAGTATCATGACTGTGTTACATATTCATTCATGTATTGTAGAACATCATGCGCTTCCTGTTGCTCTGAGCAAAGCGCAACATCACGATGTCCTTTCTTCGTTCTCAGTGCAGTTGACTGATTGTATTTGGTGCATCAGGCACATTTAATCTTTGTATATATCATTCATGGCATTTAAACGTCGTCTCGGGTTTCATTCAGGTCTTTTGCTGGTGAAATAGCTTCTTCCTTTATTGCTTGTGCTGCCGGGACGACGATTGATGATCCAATTACACTGAAGCCGCCATCAAAAGAGGAGTTCTGAGGAGGACAACGAGGCTTGTTCTCGTCCGTCTgccctatgatcgagaggttggaggttcgattcccggctcaggcacatgtgtgcgctgtcgttgtgtccttaggcaagacacttcacccacactgCCCCCGGGCgcctgcgcacgcggcgaccagcagcagactacagttaggctgtaactgctgtaaaccaaattgccctccaaaggacaaatcaataaaaaagtaAGTAAGTGGGCCGAAGGAGTCAGGTTGGAAAGTCACTTTAAAGGATGAGGGGCGGGGCCTATTTATTGCAGAATAACATGTTGTATTCACTGGCAGTACAATGCAATTGTAAAAAA is a window encoding:
- the LOC137903473 gene encoding free fatty acid receptor 3-like translates to MLYLLLSGYVVTFLMGVPANILAFYTFYHKVRRRAAPIDVLLLSLTISDLIFLAFLPFKIKEAADGMAWMLPYPLCPFSGFVFYVTIYNSTLLLTAVSVERYLGVAFPLRYSLCRRPRYAVLASVTFWVVTSLNLSIVYIIPYAQWSKGAGGDVNSSGGASSNATAPPTCYLDFSEDELNIVVPVRLELFLVLFCIPFVICCFCYINFILILSRLPNIGRRRRLRAIGLALGTLVVFAVCFGPYNASHVVGFVRQESEEWRNVALLSSTFNACLDPLIFYFSSAAVRNMLSSCFRGIRAKLHILRCGRGPLPHLQG